The following proteins are co-located in the Nonlabens ponticola genome:
- a CDS encoding glycosyltransferase family protein: MKNILYISTNDGSDMRITKEVKTLSAVSKVIFIGIGKPTQNSYAQRYCAEYHLVDAKRNSPKSFLLQYLCVFSCLWRLKINSIHIINEQLMVFYYPLVLFKHTVLDIFDSILLKKGLTGKKWNWLKYLVYLPIDVIIVTDDNRKNLMPAFTQSRIEVLENYPYSVNTALVEKPDYLQIFYGGSLSSSRGTLILEKLIKRFDNIKITAAGWLADEATKKFVTHNNVNFLGTISQDDAQLAALQCHYIMCCYEPSNMNNINASPNKIYDAIQLEIPVIINSEVKVSGFVEKIQLGYILPSFYEIDYQTFGNDLINNKDSYTFENIEKKKFSWEAINYKLLKAHGLNFKSRE, encoded by the coding sequence ATGAAGAATATCCTTTACATATCTACCAATGATGGCTCTGATATGCGCATAACCAAAGAAGTTAAAACCTTAAGCGCTGTTTCAAAAGTTATTTTTATAGGTATAGGCAAACCCACTCAAAACTCCTATGCACAAAGGTACTGTGCAGAATATCATCTTGTAGATGCTAAAAGGAACTCTCCTAAATCGTTCCTTCTTCAATACTTATGCGTTTTCAGCTGTTTATGGCGACTCAAAATAAACTCTATACATATCATTAATGAGCAACTTATGGTGTTTTACTATCCATTAGTACTCTTTAAGCACACTGTTCTTGACATATTTGATTCTATCTTATTGAAAAAAGGCTTGACAGGAAAAAAATGGAATTGGCTCAAATACCTAGTGTACTTACCTATAGATGTTATCATAGTTACAGATGATAATCGTAAAAATCTCATGCCTGCCTTCACTCAGTCAAGGATTGAAGTATTAGAAAATTACCCTTATAGTGTCAACACCGCTCTGGTAGAAAAGCCGGATTACCTTCAAATATTCTATGGTGGATCTTTAAGTAGTTCTAGAGGCACCTTAATTTTAGAAAAGCTAATAAAAAGGTTTGATAATATAAAAATAACTGCCGCTGGCTGGTTGGCAGATGAAGCGACAAAAAAATTTGTAACTCACAATAACGTAAACTTTTTAGGTACTATCTCTCAAGACGATGCGCAATTAGCTGCTTTGCAATGTCATTATATCATGTGCTGTTATGAACCATCAAACATGAATAACATCAATGCAAGTCCCAATAAAATTTATGATGCGATTCAATTGGAAATTCCAGTAATAATCAATTCAGAGGTAAAGGTTTCTGGTTTCGTAGAGAAAATACAATTAGGATACATATTACCCAGTTTCTATGAGATAGACTATCAAACTTTTGGTAATGATCTCATAAACAATAAGGATTCCTATACATTTGAAAATATCGAAAAGAAAAAGTTTTCTTGGGAAGCTATCAATTACAAATTATTGAAGGCACATGGCCTTAATTTTAAGTCACGAGAATGA
- a CDS encoding lipid II flippase MurJ: MKIILRLFSFKFLSALLGIGYSILQVYYFGSSRSIEIFFAAQSLVYVITSLTQTGQLAEVFLPVYHKLKLLSGQLHFDALNYVLTKILFFGAFFIVIAFILAPYIIELLIPGFSDADRETAVDVFRVLVPLIVLEIAGNFFVVVLNGERKFGRAEFLSAVNSGLNILILFLFYELLGIWSLVLSLIIAKVLQTAFYLKNLFDLGYRPQIIKAMDAFDSRHFLNALKSTLLYTVSTQGYIFVLTAGTSFLPDGTYAVFKHVQNLAKKAQGLVVQPFITIFFTDISDQIANRRPVSKIFEKCLRSILSISTLTILYIVLFGYWTLDIIWGGSKFSDSDLNLAFIFLGFNSFAIAISGINQVYRKYCVSMGVSSQLYIAWTFGQLLCGVLTYYLIYSFGVEGLKFIIPLNGVLLLTGTLVVFNRLSSTLRIDYFSFSNAGLYLVIGISIYSFFMFEMQTFTSQHFVLSVLAFLVLAAYPLFTLYRLYQIKKGG, from the coding sequence ATGAAGATAATACTACGATTATTTTCTTTTAAGTTTCTATCTGCTCTTTTGGGGATAGGCTATTCGATTCTACAGGTGTATTATTTTGGATCAAGTAGAAGTATAGAAATTTTCTTTGCTGCTCAAAGTTTAGTTTATGTAATAACTTCTTTAACACAGACTGGCCAATTGGCCGAAGTTTTTCTTCCTGTTTATCACAAGCTCAAACTTTTAAGTGGACAGCTTCATTTTGATGCATTGAACTACGTGCTTACTAAAATATTATTCTTTGGAGCATTTTTCATAGTTATCGCATTCATACTGGCCCCATACATAATAGAGTTGCTCATACCAGGTTTTAGTGATGCGGATAGAGAAACAGCGGTAGATGTTTTTAGGGTCTTGGTCCCTTTGATCGTCTTGGAGATTGCGGGTAACTTTTTTGTTGTTGTACTCAATGGCGAAAGAAAATTCGGGAGGGCAGAATTTTTGAGTGCGGTAAATAGTGGTCTTAATATTTTAATACTATTTCTTTTTTATGAGCTGCTGGGTATTTGGAGTCTTGTTTTATCACTAATCATAGCTAAAGTCCTACAAACCGCTTTTTACTTGAAAAACTTGTTTGATTTAGGTTATAGACCGCAAATCATCAAAGCGATGGATGCGTTTGACTCAAGACATTTTCTTAATGCCTTAAAATCTACACTGCTTTATACAGTCTCAACGCAAGGTTACATCTTTGTATTAACTGCTGGGACTTCATTCCTGCCTGATGGTACTTATGCAGTATTTAAACATGTTCAGAATCTTGCAAAAAAGGCTCAAGGCCTTGTTGTACAACCATTTATAACAATATTCTTCACAGATATTAGCGACCAGATTGCTAATAGACGGCCAGTAAGTAAGATTTTTGAAAAGTGTCTCCGTAGTATTTTAAGTATCTCTACACTCACGATTCTATACATCGTACTATTCGGATATTGGACGCTAGATATAATATGGGGTGGATCAAAATTTTCAGATTCAGACCTTAATCTTGCGTTTATATTTTTAGGATTCAATTCTTTTGCTATAGCTATAAGTGGTATAAATCAGGTTTATCGTAAATATTGTGTCTCGATGGGTGTAAGTTCTCAGTTATATATTGCTTGGACTTTTGGTCAGCTATTGTGTGGAGTACTGACTTATTATTTAATCTATTCCTTTGGAGTAGAAGGTCTTAAATTTATTATACCGTTAAACGGTGTGCTTTTACTTACTGGTACTTTGGTGGTTTTTAATAGACTTTCTTCGACTTTGCGTATTGACTATTTTAGCTTTTCAAATGCAGGCTTGTACCTAGTTATAGGTATAAGTATTTACTCTTTCTTTATGTTTGAAATGCAAACCTTCACCTCGCAGCACTTTGTTTTAAGTGTTCTAGCATTTCTAGTTTTGGCAGCTTATCCTTTATTCACTTTATATCGACTTTATCAAATTAAAAAAGGCGGTTGA
- a CDS encoding SGNH/GDSL hydrolase family protein, with translation MKKFLLNLIVYTVIASIIYTIMLCVWVHIPHKKLRGNLSFEQGSYGFMNTRIKDSKQFQNIDILFLGSSHSYRTFDTRIFEQNGLSAFNFGSSGQTHIQTKYILERYLDNLNPSVIVYEVYPRIFDLDGVESALDIISNDHFNVEMFEMAVDINNATVYNTMLYSLINELSGVKDKFEEVALNDKDTYIKGGYVERAVEQFDGNSFQESKYNIRPDQLKAFMENVKLIRLKGIELVLVKTPVTNILKERNLVPKEYDELMQMHQYYYDMDQMLLLDDKADFFDDDHLSQQGAQKVSSLIKEILVENKFTDEK, from the coding sequence ATGAAGAAATTTCTACTTAATTTAATTGTGTATACCGTTATCGCAAGTATCATTTATACAATAATGCTTTGTGTTTGGGTTCATATACCTCATAAAAAGCTTAGAGGTAATTTATCTTTTGAACAAGGATCCTACGGATTCATGAACACTAGAATTAAGGACTCAAAGCAATTTCAAAATATTGATATTTTATTTTTAGGTAGCTCTCACTCTTATCGAACTTTTGATACAAGGATTTTTGAACAGAATGGATTGAGCGCTTTTAATTTCGGTTCGAGTGGTCAAACTCATATTCAAACAAAGTATATCTTAGAAAGATATTTAGATAATTTAAATCCTTCGGTAATTGTTTACGAGGTGTACCCTCGCATTTTTGATTTGGATGGGGTAGAATCTGCGTTGGATATTATCTCTAACGATCATTTCAATGTTGAAATGTTTGAGATGGCAGTAGATATAAATAATGCAACCGTTTATAATACCATGCTATACAGCCTGATCAACGAGCTTTCTGGAGTAAAAGATAAGTTTGAGGAAGTAGCTTTGAATGATAAGGACACTTATATAAAAGGTGGTTATGTAGAACGAGCGGTAGAGCAATTCGATGGAAACTCCTTTCAAGAAAGTAAGTATAATATTCGTCCGGATCAGTTAAAAGCATTCATGGAAAATGTCAAACTGATAAGATTAAAAGGAATTGAGCTAGTTTTAGTAAAAACGCCTGTTACAAACATTTTAAAGGAGAGGAATCTAGTTCCCAAAGAGTACGATGAACTTATGCAAATGCATCAGTACTATTACGATATGGATCAAATGCTTTTACTTGACGACAAGGCAGACTTCTTTGACGATGACCATTTATCACAACAAGGTGCTCAAAAGGTTAGCTCTTTGATAAAGGAAATTCTAGTTGAGAATAAATTCACTGACGAGAAATGA
- a CDS encoding MBOAT family O-acyltransferase: MLFNSIEFLVLLVISFAAYWSVGGSRIHYQNLILLAASYIFYGWWNPEFLFLIMFSTLLDFSLGIAIFKTDNISRKKFLLAISLFFNLGLLAYFKYANFFIESFYDAFSLNYASSKFSAINIILPVGISFYTFQTMGYAIDIYRGHIKPEKNLLSFCAYISFFPQLVAGPIERASRFLPQFSSQRQFSYQTAVAGMQQILWGFFKKMVIADNSAVIVGQVFDNYQQMNSMSLIVGILLFTIQIYCDFSAYSDIAIGTAKLFGFDLMTNFRYPFFSRSIGEVWNRWHISLSTWFRDYVFIPLGGSRNGKWRTLSNVFIVFLISGLWHGAAWTFVFWGLVNAILMAPGILISSTREKIKEEQARLPGYRDLHKIIGVFLLFAFTFLFFRSQSMAQSFYFLQSIYGNWDFALPNLISRRDLGKITVMVLIMIIVEWKGRSSDLALNFILSERSRALRWTCYSILIFLIGMYMYTNESTFIYFQF; the protein is encoded by the coding sequence ATGTTATTTAATTCGATAGAGTTTCTAGTGCTTTTGGTAATAAGTTTTGCTGCTTATTGGAGTGTCGGCGGTAGCCGTATTCATTATCAAAATCTCATACTTCTTGCAGCTAGTTATATATTCTATGGTTGGTGGAATCCAGAATTTTTATTCTTGATCATGTTTAGTACTCTGCTTGATTTTTCATTGGGTATTGCAATTTTCAAAACAGATAACATTTCAAGAAAAAAATTCTTACTTGCGATAAGTTTATTCTTCAATCTTGGACTTTTGGCATATTTCAAATATGCTAATTTTTTCATAGAGAGTTTTTACGATGCCTTTTCCCTGAATTATGCATCTTCAAAATTTAGTGCAATCAACATCATCCTACCAGTAGGAATCAGCTTCTACACGTTTCAGACGATGGGTTATGCCATTGACATATACCGTGGGCATATTAAACCTGAAAAAAATCTATTGAGTTTTTGTGCTTACATAAGTTTTTTCCCGCAGCTTGTAGCTGGCCCTATTGAAAGAGCCTCGAGATTTCTACCACAGTTCAGTAGTCAAAGACAGTTTTCTTATCAAACAGCGGTTGCTGGAATGCAGCAAATATTGTGGGGTTTTTTCAAAAAAATGGTTATTGCCGACAACAGTGCTGTAATAGTCGGTCAAGTTTTTGATAATTATCAGCAAATGAATAGTATGTCGCTAATCGTAGGCATTTTATTATTCACTATTCAAATTTATTGTGATTTTAGCGCTTATTCAGATATCGCTATAGGTACGGCAAAGCTATTTGGTTTTGACTTAATGACTAATTTTAGATATCCCTTTTTCTCTCGCAGTATAGGTGAGGTGTGGAACAGGTGGCATATCTCGCTGAGTACGTGGTTTCGTGATTACGTATTTATTCCTTTAGGCGGTAGCCGTAATGGAAAATGGCGAACACTTTCAAACGTATTCATTGTTTTTTTAATAAGCGGCTTATGGCATGGAGCTGCATGGACTTTTGTTTTTTGGGGTCTAGTAAATGCTATATTAATGGCACCTGGAATCCTTATCTCATCAACTAGAGAAAAGATTAAAGAAGAGCAAGCGCGGTTACCAGGATACAGAGACTTGCACAAAATCATAGGAGTATTTCTTCTTTTTGCATTTACCTTCTTATTTTTCAGATCACAGTCGATGGCTCAGTCATTTTATTTTTTGCAAAGCATCTATGGGAATTGGGATTTTGCCCTGCCTAATTTGATTTCAAGACGTGATTTAGGTAAGATCACTGTGATGGTACTTATAATGATTATCGTAGAATGGAAAGGTAGAAGTAGTGATTTAGCTTTAAATTTTATTCTCTCAGAGCGGTCAAGAGCTTTACGGTGGACATGCTATTCTATTCTGATTTTTTTGATAGGTATGTACATGTATACAAATGAGTCAACCTTTATATATTTTCAATTTTAA
- a CDS encoding bi-domain-containing oxidoreductase has translation MKQIIQSFKTGETILEELPAPKVSRGKVLIKTTKSLVSLGTERMLVEFGKSNLISKARQQPDKVKMVLDKIKTDGLIPTLETVFNKLGEPLPLGYCNVGEVIAIGEGVSEFKVGDRVASNGGHAEFVSVPKNLVASIPDNVTDEEAAFTVIGSIGLQGIRLCEPTIGETIVVTGLGLIGLITAQLLKANGCNVIGIDFDQSKLDLAKQWGIETINPSQGQDPVKSVLQMTNGIGADGVIITASTKSNDVISQAAQMSRQRGRIILVGVIGLDISRAEFYQKELTFQVSCSYGPGRYDEDYESRGQDYPLPFVRWTEKRNFETILNSISKSYIDVKPMVTEVVELEDYLKIYGDIGSSKAIASILNYSNSNYSNNVVIESNQPHKKNPGIAIVGAGNFTKMTMLPAMKGLTANLKYIISSGGLSGTTLAKKFGIENSTTDYEAALHDDTVGSVMITTRHNLHAPMVIKALEANKNVFVEKPLALNGDELDKIIDAYKNSNASITVGFNRRFAPHAVKMKELLGSGDNPINVIATMNAGFIPSDVWVHDLKVGGGRIIGEACHFIDLISYLADSKVISVCMNAMGVNPEENTDNATLLLKYENGSTGVINYFSNGSKAYSKERVEAYSQERTLTLDNWRKLKGFGFKGFSSAKSKMDKGHKAQFEKFVASVNSDGALLIEMDSLVNTTRASFAAIESLKKGTWIDVQ, from the coding sequence ATGAAACAAATTATCCAGTCTTTCAAAACAGGAGAAACTATATTAGAAGAATTGCCTGCACCAAAGGTTAGCCGTGGTAAAGTCCTTATTAAAACCACTAAGTCCCTTGTCTCATTAGGTACGGAGCGTATGTTAGTGGAATTTGGAAAATCAAACCTAATTTCAAAGGCTAGGCAACAGCCAGACAAAGTCAAAATGGTGCTGGATAAAATTAAGACTGATGGCTTAATCCCTACACTAGAGACAGTATTCAACAAATTAGGAGAACCACTGCCGCTAGGGTACTGTAATGTAGGTGAGGTAATCGCAATTGGTGAAGGAGTTTCAGAATTTAAAGTAGGTGATCGTGTGGCGTCAAACGGTGGTCATGCAGAGTTTGTTTCGGTTCCTAAGAATCTGGTGGCAAGTATACCAGATAATGTCACTGATGAAGAAGCAGCCTTTACCGTTATAGGTAGTATAGGCCTTCAAGGTATTCGTTTGTGTGAACCTACTATTGGTGAGACAATCGTAGTCACTGGTCTTGGATTGATAGGTTTAATTACCGCACAATTGCTCAAGGCAAATGGATGTAACGTGATCGGTATTGATTTTGACCAGTCTAAGCTTGATCTGGCAAAACAATGGGGAATTGAAACAATCAATCCTTCACAAGGTCAAGACCCTGTAAAATCAGTCCTGCAAATGACTAATGGTATAGGTGCAGATGGTGTTATCATCACCGCATCAACAAAGTCAAATGATGTAATATCGCAAGCGGCACAAATGTCCAGACAGCGCGGCCGTATCATTCTTGTGGGCGTTATAGGCTTAGATATAAGCCGTGCAGAATTCTACCAAAAAGAACTCACCTTTCAAGTATCCTGTTCTTACGGGCCAGGTAGATATGATGAAGATTATGAAAGTAGAGGTCAGGATTATCCATTGCCATTTGTACGGTGGACAGAAAAGAGAAATTTTGAAACCATACTCAATTCCATATCTAAATCTTATATCGATGTCAAACCTATGGTGACTGAGGTTGTAGAGTTAGAGGATTACTTAAAAATATATGGTGATATAGGATCATCAAAAGCCATCGCGTCCATACTCAATTATAGCAATTCAAATTACAGCAATAATGTGGTTATTGAGAGCAATCAACCACATAAAAAAAATCCAGGAATTGCAATCGTTGGTGCAGGAAACTTCACAAAAATGACCATGCTTCCTGCCATGAAGGGTCTGACAGCAAACCTCAAATATATTATCAGTTCCGGCGGTTTGTCTGGAACCACCCTTGCCAAGAAATTTGGCATTGAAAATAGTACTACGGATTATGAGGCTGCCTTGCACGATGATACCGTAGGATCGGTCATGATTACAACTAGGCACAACCTTCACGCGCCCATGGTAATAAAGGCACTTGAGGCAAATAAAAATGTTTTTGTTGAAAAACCACTGGCATTAAATGGTGATGAGCTTGATAAGATAATTGATGCCTACAAAAATTCAAACGCAAGCATAACGGTAGGTTTCAATAGGCGTTTTGCTCCACATGCGGTAAAAATGAAAGAGCTATTAGGTTCTGGAGATAACCCAATAAACGTTATTGCGACCATGAACGCTGGATTCATACCTTCTGATGTTTGGGTGCATGATCTCAAGGTTGGTGGCGGTAGAATTATAGGTGAGGCATGTCATTTTATAGATCTTATTTCTTACTTGGCGGACAGTAAAGTAATATCAGTATGCATGAACGCGATGGGTGTAAATCCAGAAGAAAATACTGATAATGCTACGCTGTTACTTAAATATGAGAATGGCTCAACAGGAGTAATTAATTACTTCTCAAATGGCAGCAAGGCATATTCTAAAGAGCGAGTAGAAGCATACAGCCAGGAGCGCACATTGACATTGGACAATTGGAGAAAGCTTAAGGGATTTGGTTTTAAAGGATTTAGTAGTGCAAAGAGTAAAATGGATAAAGGGCATAAAGCACAATTTGAAAAATTTGTCGCGAGTGTCAATTCAGATGGCGCACTGTTAATAGAGATGGATTCTTTGGTAAATACCACACGCGCTTCCTTTGCAGCCATCGAGAGCTTGAAAAAAGGAACTTGGATAGATGTTCAATAA
- a CDS encoding glycosyltransferase family 4 protein has protein sequence MPFRVLFCTNSFQKVENGPGLFANILKKSLIDDVQHNDELDFRILTEDIDTSKEQPKVYGIQLKRTEWNKLIYQLIRIYKYYKTSKSIRKQWEFDAVLYNNAFTGLCSAYFCKSRVLVMINDDNRLAHKSRSFSLSLSYLKSAMLYYLEKTTARKADKVIVNSKYLKKIIEKHYELDVDKTMLLYKGVELHPQPPLKSSSIVNPVNILFVKNDFHRGGLHTLARSLDLLSGSYNFHLTVVGTSQRDLETVTNMLEPYSFTFNLTGIIEPKAIANLLSQTDIFCVPSLKEALGVANLEAMANAVSVVSTRTGGIPEVLDDGKAGWLVETNNPQELAMAVQECIENDELRLQKINYGLQHVQKFSSENLINNLKKLLIQKQEA, from the coding sequence ATGCCCTTTAGAGTTCTGTTTTGCACTAATTCCTTTCAAAAAGTTGAAAACGGACCTGGCCTTTTTGCTAATATCTTAAAAAAATCTCTTATTGACGATGTACAGCATAATGATGAGCTGGACTTTAGAATTCTTACAGAGGACATTGATACGTCAAAGGAACAACCGAAGGTCTATGGCATACAATTAAAGCGTACCGAATGGAATAAACTCATTTATCAGTTAATAAGGATCTATAAATATTACAAGACATCAAAATCTATTCGCAAACAATGGGAGTTTGATGCCGTTTTATACAACAATGCCTTTACTGGATTGTGCAGTGCTTATTTTTGTAAGAGTAGGGTACTTGTAATGATTAATGATGACAATCGCCTAGCTCATAAAAGCAGAAGCTTTAGTCTTTCATTGTCATATTTGAAGAGTGCCATGTTGTATTATCTTGAAAAAACTACTGCCAGAAAAGCAGATAAGGTCATTGTAAACTCAAAGTATCTCAAAAAAATAATCGAAAAACACTATGAGTTAGATGTTGATAAGACAATGTTGTTGTATAAAGGCGTAGAGTTACATCCTCAACCTCCACTTAAATCTTCTTCTATTGTAAATCCTGTCAACATTCTGTTTGTTAAAAATGATTTTCATCGAGGTGGATTACACACACTAGCCAGGTCATTGGATTTATTATCTGGTAGCTACAACTTTCATCTCACGGTAGTAGGAACATCGCAACGTGATCTAGAAACAGTGACTAATATGTTAGAGCCCTATTCTTTCACTTTTAATCTAACTGGAATCATTGAGCCAAAAGCCATCGCAAATTTACTCTCACAAACAGATATATTTTGTGTGCCTTCTCTTAAAGAGGCTCTAGGTGTTGCAAATCTTGAGGCTATGGCAAACGCGGTATCCGTGGTGAGTACAAGAACTGGTGGTATTCCAGAAGTTTTAGATGATGGTAAAGCTGGTTGGTTGGTAGAAACTAATAATCCTCAAGAACTTGCAATGGCGGTACAGGAATGCATAGAGAATGATGAGTTACGCCTTCAAAAAATTAATTATGGATTACAACATGTTCAAAAATTCAGCTCTGAAAATCTGATAAATAATTTAAAGAAATTGCTTATTCAGAAACAAGAGGCATGA
- a CDS encoding O-antigen ligase family protein, with protein sequence MTNSSAQIKTILIDSIFILLIANMFLVIAGYGVISILGSGFFAAVKGLRIVTLIAGFFWVLHKNGLKFNRLRRSGKFTFFMIVLVVSSAFYFGTDGVLYNLLNLLLGFLYILLSVNYLLRYGLEDLLSSFSIGVFFCFSFVVLAYFAFGGSLTNTNIYGETEDGAFVSNHYGWSASLVALAAVDIIKNFKLNLFTKFLLSSYLIILFFLLIISASRSGLLAVGMTTIFLLFKSNQVKPIVKFLIVGIPLVIFFNLKDVEDSAINFVIEKSQSQLGGKDDGRLESGEIMFEVFNNNPGYYLTGIGMFNTEYLERGNSILGKYHNSYLEILFGAGIIVFGVFLSFMVLRPFRVFWKVAHSSSLLFFPLLIIPFFESDLTPGQFLFFPWFGYMLILNAKDVKLKNRKQLT encoded by the coding sequence ATGACAAATAGCTCAGCTCAGATCAAGACTATCCTAATAGATAGTATTTTCATACTGTTGATTGCCAATATGTTTCTGGTAATTGCAGGTTATGGTGTGATCAGCATTTTGGGTTCTGGATTTTTTGCTGCGGTAAAAGGACTGAGGATCGTAACCCTGATAGCAGGATTTTTTTGGGTACTTCACAAGAATGGATTAAAGTTCAATCGATTAAGGCGTAGCGGAAAATTTACCTTTTTCATGATCGTCCTTGTGGTTTCTTCAGCCTTCTATTTTGGCACAGACGGTGTTCTATATAATTTGTTGAATCTGTTATTAGGGTTTCTTTATATTCTATTGAGTGTCAATTACTTATTGAGGTATGGTCTAGAAGATTTACTTAGCAGCTTTTCAATAGGTGTATTTTTTTGTTTCTCCTTTGTAGTATTAGCGTATTTCGCTTTCGGCGGAAGCCTCACAAACACAAATATCTATGGAGAAACTGAGGACGGAGCCTTTGTCTCAAACCATTATGGATGGAGCGCAAGCTTAGTTGCATTAGCTGCCGTAGATATCATAAAAAACTTTAAGCTCAATCTTTTCACTAAGTTTTTATTGTCTTCTTATCTAATCATATTGTTTTTTCTATTAATTATAAGCGCTAGCAGGTCTGGGCTTCTAGCCGTTGGTATGACCACTATTTTTCTTCTCTTTAAAAGTAACCAGGTCAAGCCAATAGTGAAGTTTTTGATTGTAGGAATACCATTAGTGATTTTTTTTAATTTGAAGGACGTAGAGGATTCTGCAATTAATTTTGTCATTGAGAAGAGTCAGAGTCAGCTTGGTGGAAAGGATGATGGTAGATTAGAAAGTGGAGAGATTATGTTTGAGGTATTCAATAATAATCCTGGCTATTACTTGACGGGTATTGGAATGTTCAATACCGAATATTTAGAACGCGGTAATTCTATACTTGGTAAGTATCATAATTCATATTTAGAGATACTATTTGGTGCAGGTATAATTGTATTTGGTGTGTTTTTGAGCTTTATGGTGCTGCGACCATTTAGGGTATTTTGGAAGGTAGCCCATTCAAGTTCCTTACTATTTTTCCCACTCCTTATAATTCCCTTTTTTGAAAGTGATTTGACGCCTGGTCAATTTCTCTTTTTCCCATGGTTTGGTTACATGCTCATTCTTAATGCTAAGGATGTCAAATTAAAGAACAGGAAACAATTAACTTAA
- a CDS encoding glycosyltransferase family protein: MRQKKIVFPLLREVKTIPPTISLIEYLGKKGYEVVFFTYYSSGSAFDNSIKTITVSNDPYPSDLISRILAKIKFNWLFFNYYRKNKENIHSLWFGALDVIGMHFFYKNVIKVYQAHELEERSVKNAGKFDYVIVPEENRAWILYFLGKMQRKPLLLPNIPNYNSYTFTQDEELLEFKKEGKVLVLYSGLIDIQKRNLFALLGAIELLPPAYCLVIIPSTVRVRDDFSLFKLEIEKRALSNRVFILESRTPPFHLDTIGTVDIGIGLYSATSLNNVYAAPNRLYEFTMMGTPVILPDYPGFKAFAKEFPYAINTVDANREKDMADTITSIYQNIDLAQRMCSKFCQLNADYDKYASVVVNSIMDHRE; the protein is encoded by the coding sequence ATGAGGCAAAAAAAAATCGTATTTCCACTCTTAAGAGAAGTTAAAACTATACCACCAACAATTTCCTTGATAGAATATTTAGGTAAAAAAGGTTATGAGGTTGTTTTTTTCACTTATTATTCTTCTGGTTCAGCCTTCGATAATTCTATTAAGACGATAACAGTATCAAACGATCCATACCCTTCAGATTTAATTTCTAGGATATTGGCAAAAATTAAGTTCAATTGGCTCTTCTTCAATTATTATCGAAAAAATAAGGAAAACATTCATTCCTTATGGTTCGGAGCACTGGACGTGATAGGAATGCACTTTTTTTATAAAAATGTAATCAAGGTTTATCAAGCACATGAGCTAGAAGAAAGAAGTGTCAAAAATGCTGGCAAATTTGATTATGTCATAGTTCCAGAAGAGAACAGAGCCTGGATATTGTACTTTTTAGGAAAAATGCAAAGAAAGCCACTTCTGCTCCCAAATATCCCGAATTACAACAGTTATACTTTCACTCAGGATGAAGAATTACTCGAGTTCAAAAAGGAAGGTAAGGTGTTAGTACTTTACTCCGGTCTGATTGATATTCAAAAACGTAATCTTTTTGCTTTGCTAGGAGCTATTGAATTACTGCCACCTGCATACTGTCTAGTTATCATACCATCTACTGTCCGCGTCCGTGATGACTTTAGTCTTTTCAAACTTGAAATAGAAAAAAGAGCTTTATCCAATAGGGTTTTTATTCTGGAAAGCAGAACGCCACCATTTCATCTAGATACCATCGGCACAGTGGACATCGGTATAGGTCTCTATTCTGCAACTTCATTAAACAACGTTTATGCAGCCCCCAATAGATTGTATGAATTTACTATGATGGGAACTCCTGTTATCTTGCCAGACTATCCTGGGTTTAAGGCATTTGCAAAAGAGTTCCCTTATGCAATTAATACCGTTGATGCAAATAGAGAAAAAGATATGGCTGATACAATCACATCAATATACCAGAATATTGATCTCGCCCAACGCATGTGCTCAAAGTTTTGCCAGCTCAATGCAGATTATGATAAATATGCTTCCGTAGTTGTCAATTCAATAATGGATCACAGAGAATAA